One region of Eupeodes corollae chromosome 1, idEupCoro1.1, whole genome shotgun sequence genomic DNA includes:
- the LOC129942362 gene encoding uncharacterized protein LOC129942362 codes for MNKVIAKRGRVKGCITLTATYASAIPISTTSETLEFRLEKLNEAWQEFITLQNELLDFIGTKDYVDRESEFAEYEAKYFETHALLTDAIRVKSKAHGSSEKGIAQGYHTPSEDSDMSMPYKSVKLPTITIEPFSGEYKDWPTFRDMFQGTVDSNRTITNTQKLHFLKSFLRGEAANLLKHIQCSENNYIEAWTRLEQRYDQKHLIVRSFIHSFLSLPSCNIANVQSLRKITNGADEAVRGLNALDTNTRDPWLIYLLLQKVDQDTKRAWAEEVGSRGSNAVSDSNHQSINSNSENPTPHSSNSLIANHSISFKPNHQVSTILPTAVARIRDNQGLYQIVRVLLDSGSQVSFITEQAAQRLGLPRNRLRIPVVGIASKSAGVTNGLVNLNIVSCYSSEMIDLSCYVLPTITSSLPPLSIDQIPQNLSSLNLADPNYCDPGPIDILIGADRVFNIIKGAAEIEKGGTLTSIPTIFGWVIAGHHSQHSPVRSGIQTFCTRLDHAQEFDLEKFWRLEEVSNEQPLSLEEQLAEENFVKSHTRLQDGRYEVQLPFKSTKLNFGDSFGTALARFHSIERKFNCNPNLKSEYTKFINEYISLGHMEEVPSNEILKSNNSSYYLPHHAIFKGDSSTTKIRVVFDASAKTRSSQSLNETLLVGPTIQRDIFSICLRSRRHAYLITGDIEKMYRQIRVSRNHTDFQRIVWRENPEEPLKHFRLLTVTYGTSAAPFLAVRVLQQLAAESSKTHPRASKTLLNDFYVDDVITGSDTIDDLISLRIELVELLKSAGFNLHKWTTNCWPLLISLPEDQRELSPVDFEESNSVKVLGLQWCPSRDIFSYKVKLNLVNSCTKRHILSDASKIFDPLGFLAPIVIGVKILLQELWRKQINWDEEVPDSLSQQWNNIRNELHIVENFAIPRIMLQNKNEWELHGFCDASLDAYAAVVYCRNIKPNNSISVTLVAAKSKVAPLKVLPLPRLELCGALLLVRLLNKIKISLQEPEVKTFAWTDSSIVLHWLAAPPKNWSVFIGNRTSEILTSLPIKSWNHVRSASNPADAATRGLLPSTLEKTTLWWEGPQWLSKTRDQWPSSSYNTADIDTQHLEERKVKPIAQVLHSNINSNHPFETIINNSSSWFKVVRVASYVFRFIENYFLPKEKQNLNPLFTEELLNLSPFIDSSGVLRVGGRLEHSNLTYSEKHPIILCKSHRVAKLIVEFTHKNHLHAGASLLFALIKQDFYILGCRNLARKVVRDCTQCIRQRKATSKQLMGNLPSERIRYARPFSRVGCDYAGPISLRLNRGRNPKFVKAYIALFVCFVTKAIHIELVGDLSSIAFLSALDRFVARRGKPCEIWSDNGTNFVGAKRLLNELYNHLCSQQHNNIVIDHLSKDNISWKFIPPSSPHFGGLWESGVRSIKLHLKRVIGDTILTYEEMYTLLTKIEALLNSRPMWQTSDCDPIALTPSHFLIGEAYTAVPQPDVSNSVISIKTNWSLLQAMLQGFWKRWHAEFLTSLQQRSKWQKSQPNLEVDDVVLLKEPNLPPSKWIVGRIIKTHPGADEKCRVVTIRTKFGDYVRPTIKIARLPCSERP; via the exons atgaataaagttATCGCAAAGCGTGGTCGTGTTAAAGGCTGTATTACTCTTACAGCAACATATGCTAGTGCGATTCCAATTTCGACGACTTCAGAGACATTAGAATTTcgtcttgaaaaacttaatgaaGCGTGGCAAGAGTTCATAACATTACAAAATGAACTTTTAGACTTTATCGGTACCAAAGATTACGTTGATCGTGAATCGGAATTTGCCGAATATGaggcaaaatattttgaaactcaCGCTTTGCTGACAGATGCGATTCGCGTTAAATCTAAAGCTCACGGGTCTAGTGAAAAGGGTATCGCTCAAGGTTACCATACGCCGTCGGAAGATTCTGATATGAGCATGCCGTACAAGTCCGTTAAATTACCAACCATTACAATTGAACCCTTTTCGGGTGAATATAAAGATTGGCCAACTTTTCGGGACATGTTCCAGGGAACTGTCGATTCGAATAGAACAATTACCAATACGCAAAAGTTACACTTTCTAAAATCGTTTCTGCGGGGAGAAGCCGCGAATCTTCTCAAACATATTCAGTGTTCGGAAAATAATTATATTGAGGCTTGGACAAGATTAGAGCAACGTTACGATCAAAAGCATCTTATCGTCCGTTCTTTTATTCATTCGTTTCTTTCGCTTCCATCATGCAATATAGCCAACGTCCAATCGCTTCGTAAGATTACCAACGGTGCTGATGAAGCTGTGCGGGGACTCAACGCGTTGGACACGAACACACGTGATCCATGGCTTATTTATCTACTTCTCCAAAAGGTAGATCAAGATACTAAGAGGGCTTGGGCTGAGGAAGTTGGTTCACGAG GTTCTAATGCAGTTTCTGATTCAAATCATCAGTCGATAAATTCTAATTCTGAAAATCCAACTCCACATTCTTCAAATTCACTCATTGCAAATCATTCAATCTCATTCAAACCTAATCACCAAgtttcaacaattttaccaaCAGCTGTAGCCCGAATTCGGGATAATCAAGGACTTTATCAAATCGTGCGCGTTCTTCTCGACTCTGGTTCTCAGGTGTCATTTATAACTGAGCAAGCAGCTCAACGCCTAGGGCTCCCTCGAAACCGTTTAAGAATACCAGTAGTAGGAATTGCGTCAAAATCTGCTGGAGTAACTAATGGTTTAGTCAATCTTAACATCGTCTCTTGCTACAGTTCCGAAATGATTGATCTCAGTTGCTACGTTTTGCCTACCATCACTTCATCGCTTCCACCACTATCAATCGATCAAATTCCTCAAAATCTTTCTTCTCTGAATCTTGCTGATCCTAACTACTGCGATCCTGGTCCAATCGACATTTTGATAGGGGCTGATAGAGTTTTCAATATCATAAAGGGAGCTGCTGAAATCGAAAAAGGAGGAACTCTTACTTCGATTCCAACTATTTTTGGCTGGGTCATAGCTGGTCATCATTCACAGCACTCACCAGTAAGATCAggaattcaaacattttgtactCGGTTAGATCATGCTCAGGAGTTTGACTTAGAAAAATTCTGGAGGCTTGAGGAAGTTTCCAACGAACAACCACTGTCTCTTGAAGAACAGTTAGCTGAGGAAAACTTCGTCAAATCTCATACTCGTCTTCAAGATGGCAGATACGAAGTACAACTACCTTTCAAGTCAACAAAACTCAATTTCGGAGATTCCTTCGGTACGGCTCTAGCGCGTTTTCATTCCATTGAACGGAAGTTCAATTGCAATCCAAATCTGAAATCTGAAtacacaaaattcataaatgaaTATATTTCACTTGGACATATGGAAGAAGTACCTTCCAATGAAATTCTAAAGTCAAACAATTCAAGCTACTATTTGCCTCATCATGCAATCTTCAAAGGTGATAGTAGTACCACCAAAATCCGAGTTGTTTTCGACGCATCTGCGAAAACTCGATCGTCTCAATCTCTAAATGAAACCCTTCTTGTGGGTCCTACCATCCAACGTGACATATTTTCAATCTGTCTTAGATCTCGTCGACATGCCTATCTCATAACAGGagatattgaaaaaatgtacagGCAGATCCGGGTTTCTCGAAACCACACAGACTTTCAGCGAATTGTCTGGCGCGAAAACCCTGAAGAACCattgaaacattttcgtttGCTCACTGTCACGTACGGAACTTCGGCTGCTCCATTTTTGGCTGTAAGAGTTTTGCAACAGTTAGCTGCAGAGTCTTCAAAAACTCATCCTCGAGCATCCAAAACTCTTCTCAATGATTTTTACGTTGATGACGTCATCACCGGTTCAGACACCATTGATGATCTTATTTCTCTTCGAATTGAATTGGTGGAGTTGTTGAAATCAGCTGGATTCAACCTTCACAAGTGGACTACGAATTGCTGGCCACTACTTATCTCTTTACCAGAGGACCAGCGCGAACTTTCACCGGTGGACTTCGAAGAATCTAATTCTGTCAAAGTTCTGGGATTGCAATGGTGCCCATCCAGAGATATCTTTTCATATAAGGTCAAATTGAATCTAGTAAATTCATGTACTAAACGCCACATCTTGTCAGATGCTTCCAAAATCTTCGATCCTTTGGGATTTCTCGCGCCGATCGTAATAGGAGTAAAAATATTGCTTCAGGAACTCTGGAGGAAGCAGATCAACTGGGATGAAGAAGTTCCAGACTCTTTATCACAGCAATGGAACAACATCAGGAACGAGCTACATATCGTGGAAAACTTCGCAATTCCAAGGATCatgctacaaaataaaaatgaatgggAACTGCACGGCTTTTGCGATGCATCCCTGGATGCATACGCAGCAGTCGTCTATTGTCGAAACATAAAACCAAATAATTCTATATCTGTTACGCTCGTTGCAGCAAAATCTAAGGTTGCCCCTTTAAAAGTTTTACCTCTTCCAAGGCTTGAGTTGTGTGGAGCCTTATTACTCGTTCGATTGcttaacaaaattaagatttcaTTACAGGAACCAGAAGTCAAAACGTTTGCCTGGACTGATTCATCCATTGTCTTGCATTGGTTGGCCGCTCCCCCAAAGAATTGGTCGGTATTCATTGGAAACCGTACATCTGAAATCCTCACATCGTTGCCGATAAAATCGTGGAATCATGTACGTTCGGCTTCTAATCCTGCAGATGCCGCTACAAGAGGATTGTTACCATCAACTTTGGAAAAAACTACCCTTTGGTGGGAGGGACCCCAATGGCTTAGTAAAACTCGAGATCAATGGCCATCATCAAGTTACAATACGGCAGATATCGACACTCAGCACTTGGAAGAAAGAAAGGTTAAACCAATCGCACAGGTATTACATTCAAATATAAACTCGAATCACCCATTTGAAACTATAATCAATAACTCTTCAAGCTGGTTTAAAGTAGTACGTGTAGCATCATACGTGTTTCGTTTCATCGAAAATTATTTCCTACCTAAGGAAAAGCAGAATTTAAATCCACTTTTCACGGAAGA GCTTTTAAACTTAAGTCCATTTATCGATTCTTCAGGTGTTCTTCGTGTCGGCGGTCGGCTAGAACACTCAAATCTTACCTATTCAGAAAAGCACCCCATAATTTTGTGCAAATCTCATCGAGTCGCAAAGCTAATCGTGGAATTTACACATAAAAATCACTTACATGCCGGTGCCTCGCTTTTATTCGCCTTAATCAAACAAGACTTTTATATTCTGGGTTGCAGAAATCTCGCTCGAAAGGTTGTTCGGGACTGTACTCAATGTATTCGTCAGCGTAAAGCAACATCAAAACAGCTGATGGGAAATCTTCCATCCGAACGCATTCGGTACGCTCGACCATTCAGTAGAGTAGGCTGCGATTATGCAGGTCCAATATCACTACGTTTAAATCGGGGTAGGAACCCAAAATTCGTAAAGGCTTACATAGCGCTATTCGTATGTTTCGTGACAAAGGCAATCCACATCGAACTCGTCGGTGACCTGTCATCAATTGCCTTTTTGTCAGCTCTCGACCGCTTTGTGGCCCGCCGCGGTAAACCCTGTGAGATTTGGAGCGACAACGGAACCAACTTTGTTGGTGCTAAACGTCTACTCAACGAGCTCTACAATCATCTCTGCAGTCAACAACACAACAACATCGTCATCGACCACCTGTCTAAAGACAACATCAGTTGGAAGTTTATCCCACCGTCCTCTCCACATTTCGGAGGTCTCTGGGAATCAGGTGTTCGATCCATCAAGCTGCACCTGAAACGTGTCATAGGCGATACAATACTCACCTATGAAGAAATGTACACCTTATTAACAAAAATCGAAGCTTTGCTTAATTCACGCCCAATGTGGCAAACTTCTGACTGTGACCCTATTGCCCTAACACCTTCTCATTTTTTAATAGGGGAAGCATACACAGCTGTTCCTCAACCCGATGTTTCTAACTCTGTCAtttcaattaaaactaattGGTCTCTTTTGCAGGCAATGCTTCAAGGCTTTTGGAAACGTTGGCATGCTGAATTTCTTACTTCATTGCAGCAACGCTCAAAATGGCAGAAATCGCAACCAAACCTCGAAGTTGATGATGTCGTTCTCCTCAAGGAACCCAATTTGCCTCCATCTAAGTGGATCGTTGGACGAATTATCAAAACCCACCCCGGAGCAGATGAAAAATGCCGAGTAGTAACTATTCGCACCAAATTTGGAGACTACGTTCGACCAACAATCAAAATTGCTCGATTACCTTGTTCTGAAAGGCCATAG